Within bacterium, the genomic segment ACCCGTGACAGAATAGCCCAGAGCATCGCCGCCCGCATCCGAGGCAGTCACCGCGATCTCGAGCACCTGTCCCTCGCTCACCGAAAACACGGCTGAATCAGCCGCCGCCAGGGAGCCGGTGAAAGCGGGCAGGACATCCGTATCCGTAACCTCCAGGGTCATGGTCCGGCTGACAGACAACTGGCTGGTGGCATCGTTGTCCCGGGCGGTGAACTTAACCTTGTATATACCCGCCTGGGTGTAGCCGGGAGTCAGGGTGACTGTGGCCGTGGCGGGGTTGGTGCCGCTCTGGCTGAGCGTGGCGCCCTGGGGCAGGCCAGTTGCACTGATAGTCAGACGGTTGGCCTCGTCCGGGTCGGCCGCCACCACCGAGAAAGCCAGGGTCTCACCCTCGGCCAGGCTCTGGTCCACGATCGGGTCGAGTACCGGCGGACGGTTCACGTTGCCCACGCTGATGATTACATTGGCGCTGTCCAGCCCGCCGTCCTTACCATCGTTGGCCGTGAACAGAACAGTATAGTTGCCGCTCTGGCTCAGCTCAGGGGTCCAGGTGAAAGCGCGGGTGGAGCTGTTGAACGCCGCCCCATCTGGAAGGTTGGCGGCCGCGTAGGTGAGCTGGTCGCCGTCCGGGTCCGTGGCGCTGACCGTGAAGCTGAGAGTCGCACCCTCGCTCACGCTCTGGTTGGGCACTGTCAGCACCGGCGTACGGTTGGCATCCTGCACGGTCAGACTGACTGTCTCCTGGTCCTTGTTATCCGAGGCGTCGGTGACAGTGAAGGTCACGGTGTAAATCCCGGACTGCGTGTAACCGGGACGGAACATGAGCAGCCCCTGGGGATACAGATCCGCGCCCACGGGCAACCCGGTGGCGCTGAAAGAGATCGCCTCGCCGCTCAGGTCCACTCCGGCCAGACGGACCCGCAACAACTCGCCCTCGCGCACGCTCAGGTTGCCCACCGGGTTCAGCGTGGGCGCGACATCCCTCTCCGTCACCACGATCAACATTTTCTTCGTATCCTGGAACTTTCCGTCTGTTACTCCAAAAGTAACAGTGTAACTCCCGGATTGCAGCAGGCTGGGCTGCCAGGTGAACCGTCCGGTCAGGCTGTCGAGCTTGGAGCCCTGGGGCTTGTCCGAGGCCCAGAACTTCAGACCGGTTACGTTCTGGTTGACCAGCGGCAGGTTGAACGCGACATTGTCGCCCTCGGCCACAGTCATGGTCTCCAGGGGCTTGAACGCCGGCGGGGCGGTGATATTGCGGCCGGTGACCGTGATTGTGAGCTGGGCTTCATCATACAGTCCCTGGCTGTCGGTGACCCGCAGGTAGACGATATTCTGGCCGAGGTCCGAGGCGGCCGGGGTCCAACTCAGCACCGCACCGCTCAAGGCGGCCCCGCGGTCGAGAATGGTGGTGGCTGCACCGCGTTTCTGCACCGAATAAGTGAGCGCGTCCCCTTCGTTCGGGTCAGTTGCCGCAAGGGTGATCTGCAGGGCAGTCCCCGCATCGAGGCTCGTATCGCGCAGGGCGGTGAACCGCGGCGGGAAATTGACCGCGTTCACGGTGATCGCCACAAACTGCGTGTCGGCCAGACCGGCCGGGTCGGCGCCGATGAAACGGACCGTGTAAGTGCCCGCCGCCGGTGACTGATAGTTGAACACCGTGCCGCTGAAAGTCGCTCCGCTGGGCATTTCCTCGGCCGTCACCCTCACCGGGTCGCCGTCCGGGTCGGAAGCCCCGACCTGAAAGCTCAACGGGGTCTTTTCATCCACGATCAGATTCTTATTGGCAATGGAAAGCACGGGCTTGCGGTTGACCTTCTCCACGATCACGACAATGACCTTTGTCGCCCGTCCACCGCGGTTGTCGGAGGCCACCAGGCTGAACTTATAGGTGCCGGCCTTGCCGAAAGCCGGCTTCCAGGAAAAAAGGAGCGCCCCGGCGGTGAACTGCGAACCGGCGGGAGTGTTTAGCGCAGTGTAACTGACTATATCTGTCGGGTCGGCGTCCGTGGCCGCGGTGAACGAGTGGCTCAGTTCCTCGTTCTCGTTCACCCGCAGCGTATCGATCTGGGCCGGCCAGACCGGTGCGGCGTTCTTGTCGTTGACCGTGATGTTAAGGTTGACCGTGTCGGCCCCGCCGCCCTCGTTGGTGTAGATCAGGCGCACCGGGTAGGCCCCGGCCTGGGTCTGGTTCGGGGTCCACTGGAACAGCGTGTCGCCCGCCATGACCGCGCCTGCCGGCAGGGTGGTGCCGGTGTTGAGTTTCAGGCTGTCGCCGTGGTTGAGGATCCGCATGCGGATCGCCAGCGGGCTGCCCTCATCCACCGTGAACGAGGCCCCGTCCTGCGGCGCGATGATGTTGAGCATCTTGATCGACGAGGTAAACGGGAGCGTAACTGTCCCCAGCACCGTCTTGGCGCCCTGATCGGTCAGGGTGATCGTGGTGCTTTGGCCCACGGTTACACCCGACTTCACGTTGAACGCCACCTTCAGCACATCACCGCTGCCGGGCTCAATCCCGTTGCTAAGAGTATCTGCAACAATAAACACGTAACGTCTATAACCAGAGACCGTTGTATACGGTCCAGAGGAGACAGTCAGATCATTAGCGCGATTGAGTTTGAGTGAAACACTGGGATCAAGTTCGATCTTGGTGCTGTCGAAATGCACCTCGACTGTGGCGGAGGTCAGAGCGACAGTGTTCTGGACTGCGACGAATACCTCGTTGCCGGTGCTGCCCGGACCCCCGAGAGACCCGTTCAAGGACCATGTACCACTGCTGGTCTGGGCAAAAGCCACCGTCGCCATGGCCAGAACTGTCAATAGCGCAAAACGAAACAAGCTGCGAATAGACATACTCCCCCCTGCTTAGGGAAACAGTTTAGAAGAATTAATACAATATCCATGCCACAATTACGTTCGACTTAATCGCATCGTAACGGCTTGCATTTCAACATCTTTCAGACATGCACCCAGCAACGGCGCACAAACTGAGTGTTGCTCGGCGAGTAACACTCAGTTGCGGCTGTGGCGGGTGTCCGCGGTTGTTCCCGGCGTAGAAACAACTACGCCCGCGAGTTGCACAGAACCTGTCCGCTTGTGTCAGGGGCATGCTCTTGTTCCGTGGAGTGGTCTGGAAGCGTCCCGTGTACGGCAGGACGGCGCTGTTTGGGTTCTTCAATCCTCCGGAGCCGTTTCAGTACATTCCGTGGATTCGAAGTCACAAAAACATCGCCAGGTCAAAGTAGTTTATCTGGGAGGGGGTGTTACAATCATCAATTGTCAAACACCTGCGAAAAGCCTGC encodes:
- a CDS encoding Ig-like domain-containing protein: MLKVAFNVKSGVTVGQSTTITLTDQGAKTVLGTVTLPFTSSIKMLNIIAPQDGASFTVDEGSPLAIRMRILNHGDSLKLNTGTTLPAGAVMAGDTLFQWTPNQTQAGAYPVRLIYTNEGGGADTVNLNITVNDKNAAPVWPAQIDTLRVNENEELSHSFTAATDADPTDIVSYTALNTPAGSQFTAGALLFSWKPAFGKAGTYKFSLVASDNRGGRATKVIVVIVEKVNRKPVLSIANKNLIVDEKTPLSFQVGASDPDGDPVRVTAEEMPSGATFSGTVFNYQSPAAGTYTVRFIGADPAGLADTQFVAITVNAVNFPPRFTALRDTSLDAGTALQITLAATDPNEGDALTYSVQKRGAATTILDRGAALSGAVLSWTPAASDLGQNIVYLRVTDSQGLYDEAQLTITVTGRNITAPPAFKPLETMTVAEGDNVAFNLPLVNQNVTGLKFWASDKPQGSKLDSLTGRFTWQPSLLQSGSYTVTFGVTDGKFQDTKKMLIVVTERDVAPTLNPVGNLSVREGELLRVRLAGVDLSGEAISFSATGLPVGADLYPQGLLMFRPGYTQSGIYTVTFTVTDASDNKDQETVSLTVQDANRTPVLTVPNQSVSEGATLSFTVSATDPDGDQLTYAAANLPDGAAFNSSTRAFTWTPELSQSGNYTVLFTANDGKDGGLDSANVIISVGNVNRPPVLDPIVDQSLAEGETLAFSVVAADPDEANRLTISATGLPQGATLSQSGTNPATATVTLTPGYTQAGIYKVKFTARDNDATSQLSVSRTMTLEVTDTDVLPAFTGSLAAADSAVFSVSEGQVLEIAVTASDAGGDALGYSVTGMPLNATASLTTEPRKVVFSPDYTQSGRHEFTVAVTDGRNEVVKKVVVNVAEVNRAPRVPDIADQKVTEGDIISFMVDATDPDGDTFTVHTAGDVPFLTQGATPPAKIRDGNVFLFDTALLPKDQPIASAFFKFWAEDSRGGVSDTVTVEIAVERKVNTTVPQIVSGTIFSMSNTLLGPLGMGGFIIVSGGGSTIGGFNMNIIVISGFIQNVPVPTLASAGDETTGKVKQDPRKGVYTFLAGDLTSQFYGIRRGWGLDLTALGAAGADSFPTGTGSKITLKYSNADLPTEVPNFTEARLSVFGYDAVQKVWVMMDSVSVDTVKNEAQFVPINPQISEYTIGAVLDVVAPLVTNLKVASGGVTVSPAPIDTLHGLSGTYEVRINVTDDEIVSSANARLYYSVNGGAYKDVSFNRQSGNLFTALIQEGAQTVGTLIDYYIVVQDNMNTTTFPSGAPEHVNRFILAEQTQQKGDIDGNKKIDVFDLLGLLKVMSGAQPSSFASDIDGNGKTDVFDLLALLKLMAK